In Papaver somniferum cultivar HN1 unplaced genomic scaffold, ASM357369v1 unplaced-scaffold_135, whole genome shotgun sequence, one DNA window encodes the following:
- the LOC113334057 gene encoding protein GAMETE EXPRESSED 3-like translates to MSGCGLISRDDAGNSNGLRGGACYSLDPEQAETQALLEAVIWAKQQGWEKIELEGNCQNVITALNGNIDAEKKNAFSTSYSKITALWSAGPVLYRSGYRLGCKRNVTDSHFTSTPVVDQCEASVYISNTYGELHALAIGNPQFKWIRDLSEFDKPVTITPGNNGLVYVTFPVKALLLALDVSTGNILWKKNIGPLSTIDCSPIVDSNGWISIGSLDGFLYSFSPSGDLRKFPKANELDSVALVSPLLHSSGYAIYFSQTVMEGKISRTIGDFTYISAMKPKNVVFTMLVPATGSVYWSGTYTGMSTFCHSCSGQFASFLNESILQHFTMDERILLAFELTAGNTGNHLRCHTTRQKLTSSCSLAKPKHLSIDTGNESTMLLFLLFESLVLIIMACAVRFCCIFWGKEKLKNQNLGRFLEKRRLLRTKKKVFDRAITALKQKAAAEEASTHEVKILGDLVKQRDVIERKLSTTYSFGRDECNKSISKSVLPLYDDKTYTSSSEGISDYGSSGGSFSREDEAKNLGYYGDGESALKGKKKVESDEAGPSNTSAGKFKEKNWESSAVATSSFTHPLYIHGEKGGGSKSNRLRRTLSSIN, encoded by the exons ATGTCAGGTTGTGGACTAATTTCTAGAGATGATGCAGGTAATAGCAATGGATTGCGAGGAGGGGCATGTTACTCACTAGATCCAGAGCAAGCGGAAACTCAAGCACTACTGGAGGCAGTGATTTGGGCAAAGCAACAAGGATGGGAGAAGATTGAGCTGGAAGGAAATTGCCAAAACGTAATAACAGCACTGAATGGCAATATTGATGCAGAAA AAAAAAACGCATTTTCTACAAGTTATTCTAAAATAACGGCGTTATGGAGTGCAGGACCTGTTCTTTATAGATCTGGTTACCGTCTAGGCTGCAAAAGAAATGTTACAGATTCTCATTTTActtcaactcctgttgttgatcaatgcGAAGCTAGTGTTTAT ATTTCTAACACTTACGGAGAGCTCCACGCATTGGCAATTGGAAATCCTCAATTCAAATGGATTCGGGATTTAAGTGAATTTGATAAACCTGTCACAATAACCCCAGGAAACAATGGTCTTGTGTATGTTACTTTCCCTGTTAAGGCTCTTTTGTTGGCATTAGATGTTTCCACCGGAAATATTTTGTGGAAGAAGAATATTGGCCCTCTAAGTACAATAGATTGCTCTCCAATAGTCGATTCCAACG GTTGGATATCCATCGGTTCACTGGATGGTTTCCTGTACTCATTTTCACCTTCTGGAGATCTTAGGAAATTTCCGAAAGCAAATGAGCTTGATTCAGTTGCTCTAGTTAGTCCACTCCTACATTCCTCTGGATATGCAATCTATTTTTCTCAAACTGTTATGGAGGGAAAAATTAGTCGAACTATTGGTGATTTCACTTACATTTCTGCAATGAAACCCAAAAATGTTGTATTTACTATGTTAGTGCCAGCTACTGGATCTGTATACTGGTCAGGAACTTACACTGGTATGTCTACTTTCTGTCATTCTTGTTCTGGCCAATTCGCGTCGTTCTTGAATGAAAGCATCCTACAGCACTTCACAATGGATGAGAGAATTCTTCTTGCTTTTGAATTAACTGCAGGAA ATACGGGGAACCATCTGCGATGCCACACAACAC GTCAGAAGCTTACTTCGAGCTGCTCCCTGGCAAAGCCTAAGCATCTCAGCATTGACAcagggaatgaaagcacaatgcTACTATTTCTGTTATTTGAGTCTCTTGTTTTGATAATAATGGCATGTGCCGTCCGTTTCTGCTGTATATTTTGGGGAAAGGAAAAACTCAAAAACCAAAACCTCGGAAGATTTCTAGAGAAGAGG CGTTTGCTCCGGACGAAGAAAAAGGTATTTGATCGGGCAATTACTGCGCTAAAGCAGAAGGCGGCAGCAGAAGAAGCCTCGACACATGAGGTAAAGATATTAGGAGACTTGGTTAAACAAAGAGATGTTATAGAACGGAAACTCTCGACAACATATAGCTTTGGGAGAGATGAATGCAATAAGTCAATATCAAAATCTGTTCTTCCATTGTACGATGACAAGACATATACTTCATCAAGTGAGGGTATAAGTGATTATGGTAGTAGTGGTGGTAGTTTTAGTCGAGAAGATGAAGCTAAGAATTTGGGTTACTATGGAGACGGAGAATCTGCtctaaaaggaaaaaagaaggtAGAAAGTGATGAAGCTGGACCTTCTAATACCAGTGCTGGGAAATTCAAAGAGAAGAATTGGGAGAGTTCTGCAGTGGCTACATCCAGTTTTACGCATCCATTATACATCCATGGGGAGAAGGGTGGTGGTAGTAAGAGCAACCGGTTGAGGAGGACATTATCTTCTATTAACTAG
- the LOC113334055 gene encoding uncharacterized protein LOC113334055, with translation MSKKRSREEKMDRMHREAGATFKLNIREFRPPMNFQVPKLPEFDEKTDDPDQHVFHYETAMTLWQHNDELMCKMFPQSLTDGEITWFNHLRARLIRTYHKMEYQYDQRGVYGSLVKRPPKTLEELYDRAEEYTRVEDDSKARETREVNRSSNHQNDRVKDKSKNRSGGQQSDRGEVREKIHGERLESGYQKYHDLKLTPLNVRLTELYEKIGKDLSHPQPFPAETRDKRDKNKYYNYHKDVGHNTENCRALKIQVQRMINAGKLQEYVKKDFVK, from the exons ATGTCGAAAAAGCGCTCCAGAGAGGAAAAGATGGACAGGATGCACCGAGAAGCAGGAGCTACCTTCAAACTGAATATCAGAGAATTTCGGCCACCGATGAATTTCCAGGTTCCCAAACTGCCAGAATTCGATGAGAAAACAGATGATCCAGATCAACATGTTTTTCATTATGAAACTGCCATGACTCTTTGGCAGCACAACGATGAGTTGATGTGCAAGATGTTTCCGCAATCACTGACTGACGGAGAAATTACGTGGTTCAATCATCTCCGGGCACGGTTGATCAGGACTTACCACAAGATG GAATACCAATATGATCAAAGAGGTGTATACGGTTCCTTGGTCAAGAGACCACCAAAGACTCTGGAAGAACTGTATGATCGAGCAGAAGAATACACTCGAGTAGAGGATGATTCAAAAGCTCGAGAGACAAGAGAAGTTAACAGATCATCCAACCATCAAAACGATAGAGTGAAGGACAAGTCGAAGAACCGTTCAGGTGGACAGCAGAGTGATCGAGGTGAAGTTCGAGAGAAGATTCATGGGGAACGGTTAGAGTCAGGATATCAGAAATATCATGATTTAAAGCTGACACCATTGAACGTACGACTGACAGAATTGTATGAGAAAATTGGCAAAGACTTGAGTCACCCTCAACCTTTTCCAGCAGAGACACGTGATAAACGTGATAAAAATAAATACTACAATTATCATAAGGATGTAGGTCACAATACCGAGAATTGTCGAGCCTTGAAGATTCAAGTCCAGCGGATGATCAACGCTGGAAAGCTGCAAGAGTACGTGAAGAAAGATTTTGTAAAATGA